The following DNA comes from Spirulina major PCC 6313.
ATGCCATGATTTGAAGTGCTGATGGTGCGATCGCCCTCAAACCAAACCTCTAGACTCAAATAATATAAATTAAATGTAAAGATTCTTGCATAATTATCGCAATTCAAGGGCAATATTCTCGAAATGTAACGTTTTAAGAACAACCATCACACAACTGATTAATCAGTCAAGGTGATTTTGTTAATTTCCTCACTGTCGGGCTGTTTCAAGAACATTCAAACCCTCAAAAATTGCATTAAAATCAGGGTGTTTCGACCGTTTTGCCTCGGTTATTCTCCCAATATTCTTGTTAGGATAAAGGGAGATGCAACCAGAGGAGATTCTATGGCATCCCCACAAAAGATTAAACAGTACCTTGCCTATTGGGTTCAGCTTGGCAAGGGAATTGTGATTGGCGATCGCCCTCCGGTGTACTGCAAGACAGTGTTGGCGCAGGAAACCTACTGCAACGAATTTGAATCCCTTTGGCAACAGGTCGAAGCCCGTCACGGCGAAGGATGCCACATCACCGGTACGGATCAGGAATTGGCAGAACTGTTTTCAGAACAATGGAATGTGACGGCCTGCTATCGGTGTGAACTCCTCGTTCCCCAAAAAGTACGGGGTATGCCTGCCACCACCTGTCCCTGTGCCGACCTCGACACCTGGCCCAACCTAGAGATTCCTAAACCCCGGCTTCCCCTCAGCAGCAATGGACATCTCGCCAAAATTCGCCACCGCCTCACCGGGCTGCCCCATCCGGTCAAGTCTTCCCAACCGTTACCCTATGACCCAAGTCTGGCGGAAAGTGCGGGGGTGGACTGTGCGCTCAAGCTCCATCTGGCGAAAGCCCAAAAAGCGACCACAGCCCCAGGACAGCCTCAATTCCCTCAAGCGCATCGCAGCGATCGCCTCCCATCTGATCGGGTGATGCCGGCGGCCTTTCCCGCTGATCAGCCCGCCACCTCCGACTGTGATGAAGCAGAGGTGAGTTGTTGAGCGAGGCGATCGATTGCCGTTTGATATTGCAAATCCCGCGCTGAGGCGATGTCCTGCCGCGTGATTGGGTCTTGAGACACAACATAATCCGGCAGGATGCCGAGGCGATGGATGTCATGGTGATTGGGGGTTTCGTATTTCGCCACCGTCACCGCTAGCCCAGAATCATCCGGGAGTTCAAACAGGGATTGGATTAACCCTTTGCCAAAGGTGCGATCGCCGATCAGTTCTGCCCGACCATTATCCTGTAATGCCCCGGCTAAGATTTCGCTCGCGCTGGCAGTACCTTTATTCACCAGCACGACCAGGGGGGCGGTGGTGAGGGCATTATGGGCGGCAGTAAAACTGTCAAACATCCCTTGACGGTTGACGGTGTAGACAATGGTGGCATCATTGAGCCACAGTCCTGCAATTTCAATCCCGGCCTGAAGGAGTCCCCCCGGATTATTGCGCAGGTCGAGGATATACCCTTCGGCTCCTTGGCGTTGGAGTCGGGCGAGGGCGTGTTCTAGCTCGCGGTAGGCGTTGGCGCTGAATTGCGAAAGACGGAGGTAGCCGATGGGGGTATCGAGAAGGCGGGTATCGAGTTCGGCCACCACTGGATTCAGGTCAATGCGATCGCGCACCACTTTAAACTCATACGCTGCCTCCGTATCCGGTCGCGCCACCTCCAGGGTGACAGCCGTTCCCCGTGGGCCCCGCATCAGATTCGCCGCCTCTTCGAGGGATAATTGTTCAGTGGGATGATGGTCAATGGCCAGAATGCGATCGCCCGCCAAAATCCCCGCTTGATCCGCCGGCGAATCAGCGATCGGAGCCACCACCTCTAACTGATGGCTCGTGGGATTGAGATCAATCTGTAATCCCACCCCCGACAGCGACCCCGACGTACTCACCTGCAAGCTGCGATACTGCTCGGGCCGCAACAGCCGCGTAAAGGGATCATCCAACGTCCCCAGCATTTCCTCAATCGCCCCATAGGCCGCCTCACGATCCGGCAGCGATCGCCGCAAATAATCCTGGCGCAGTCGCCACCAATTGTGATCATTAAACGTGTCATCTAAATAGGCTTGATTGACAATCCGCCATGCTTGCAAAAAAATCTTTTGATCCTCGGAAAACGCATGAGCCACCGGCATCACGCCCCAACTCACCAACCCGATCAGCAAACACAACGCAAAATTGACCCAAAATTGACGGTTCTTCATTAGTTAATAGTTGCCAAGCTGAGTTAACCCCCCAAAATGGGATGTGCGCCTCATCCCCCTAGGGCTACTTTTCGGTATTATAGTTCTTACGTGTCGGAGCACCATAACCCAAGTGACTCCACACACCGAACTCAATCGTCAGCATATTCGTCCAAGTCGCGGGCTGGCAGTTCGAGACGTTAAACGGGCGCAAATGAAAGACACAGAATTTCCTCAAAAAGATTCGCCCTCTTCAGACGCGCCAACTCTCTAGTTCTCAACCAGGCCAACGTTTGGATTGAGTGAGACCCTCGTCTATTGTGGCTAGGATGACCATCCACCACCGTCGCCTGATTGTGTCACTAGAGAATCTGTCAACGCATTCCTTCATTACCCAGCACTGAATTCAAGCTCCATGTTTACCAAACAAGTCACTGACTCCAAAGCATATCAATGGTTTCAGGAGCGTCTTGAGATCCAAGCCATCTCAGATGACATCAGCAGCAAATACGTCCCCCCCCATGTCAATATTTTCTATTGCCTGGGCGGTGTGACACTGGTCTGCTTCCTAATCCAATTTGCCACAGGCTTCGCCATGACCTTCTATTACCGTCCCACGGTAACGGAAGCGTTCAACTCCGTTCAATACCTGATGACCGAAGTAAATTTCGGGTGGTTGATTCGTTCAGTCCATCGCTGGTCCGCCAGCATGATGGTGCTGATGATGATCCTCCACGTCTTCCGCGTCTACTTGACCGGTGGCTTCAAGCGTCCCCGTGAACTCACCTGGATCACGGGTGTTGTGATGGCGGTGCTGACGGTGTCCTTCGGGGTAACCGGCTACTCTTTGCCGTGGGATCAAGTGGGCTACTGGGCGGTGAATATCGTCTCTGGTGTGCCGGCTGCGATTCCCGTCGTGGGCGATCAAATGGTTGAACTGATGCGCGGTGGCGTATCGGTGGGCCAAGCGACCCTCACTCGTTTCTACAGTCTCCACACCTTTGTGTTGCCGTGGATGATTGCTGTGTTCATGCTGGCTCACTTCTTGATGATCCGCAAACAAGGCATCTCTGGCCCCCTCTAAGGTGCGCCATCAAACCTGAGGCTGTTTCCATAGCTTGTTGACCGTTAGCACCGACTAACACTGAATAAGGAGAAATTACACTATTATGTCCACGCTGAAAAAGCCTGACTTAAGTGATCCGAAGATGCTCGCAAAACTTGCGAATGGCATGGGTCACAACTATTACGGAGAACCGGCTTGGCCCAATGACCTGCTCTACACCTTCCCAATTGTGATCATGGGAACGATCGCCTTGATTGTGGGTCTGGCGGTGCTTGACCCGGCCATGGTGGGTGAACCGGCGAACCCCTTCGCGACTCCCCTGGAAATTCTGCCGGAATGGTATCTCTACCCCACGTTCCAAATTTTGCGCGTGGTTCCCAATAAACTGTTGGGGATTGTGGCTCAAGGGGCGATTCCCATGGGCTTGATGCTCGTGCCGTTCATTGAAAACGTGAATAAATTCCAAAACCCGTTCCGTCGCCCGGTGGCTACGGCGGTTTTCATGTTTGGAACGGTGGTGACCTTGTGGCTCGGCGCGGGTGCTCTGTTCCCCATTGACACCTCTTTGACCTTGGGCTTGTTCTAGAGCTGCGTCACACTCCCTGGATTGGAATCAAAAAGAACCCTGCGATCGCAGGGTTCTTTTTGATCTCCCCTGATCCCGCGTGATCCCCCCTTGGTGATAGACTTTTCCTTGGCATCTGTTATGATACGTCGCCTAAATACGATTTAAAAATAAGAGGACTAGACTCTGTGGAAAGTACGCTTGGATTAGAAATTATTGAAGTTGTTGAACAAGCTGCCCTCGCCTCCGCGAAATGGATGGGGAAAGGGGAAAAGGACACCGCCGATGAAGTAGCTGTCGAAGCGATGCGGGAGCGGATGAACAAAATTCACATGCGGGGCCGCATCGTGATCGGGGAAGGTGAACGTGACGATGCCCCCATGCTCTACATCGGCGAAGAAGTGGGGATTTGCACCCAAGAAAACGCCGCTGCGTTCTGCAATATGGAAGAACTAGTCGAGATCGATATTGCGGTTGATCCCTGTGAAGGTACTAACCTCGTTGCTTACGGTCAACCGGGTTCGATGGCGGTGCTGGCTATTTCCGAAAAAGGTGGGCTGTTTGCAGCACCTGACTTCTACATGAAGAAATTGGCAGCTCCTCCGGCGGCCAAAAACCACGTTGACATCAACAAAACGGCCACCCAAAACCTGCAAATTTTGTCGGAATGTCTCGATCGCTCCATTGAAGAATTGGTGGTGGTGGTGATGGATCGGTCTCGCCACAAAGACCTGATCGCTGAAATCCGCACTGCTGGGGCACGGGTGCGCTTAATTAGTGATGGTGACGTTTCGGCGGCGCTGTCCTGTGCGTTTGCTGGGACGAACATTCACGCTCTGATGGGGATTGGGGCGGCTCCCGAAGGGGTGATTTCGGCGGCGGCAATGCGCTGCTTGGGTGGTCACTTCCAAGGTCAACTGATCTACGATCCCGAAGTGGTGAAAACCGGTCTGATCGGTGAAAGCAAAGAAGGCAATATTGCTCGCCTCAACAGTATGGGTATCACGGACATTGACCGGGTGTATGATGCGCAGGAACTGGCGTGCGGTGAGACGGTGTTGTTTGCTGCTTGTGGGATTACCCCTGGTACGTTGATGGATGGTGTGCGTTTGTTCCATGGTGGCGCTCGCACCCAAAGCTTGGTCATTTCGAGCCAATCTAAAACGGCTCGTTTTGTGGATACGGTGCATATGTTCGACCAACCCAAATACATCCAATTGCGCTAGGGTTGATGCCTAGTTGCCCGGTTTAACGGGCTAAACTCCCTCGATGTCTGGTGCTATGACCGGATCGAGGGAGTTTTTGATGGCGCGATCGCGCTCCAGCCTACAACGGGCCAGGGTGTAAATTTTTTGTTAAATCTTATTACTGACAATCATGGCCCTGGAGGGAAATGTCCAACAATAGGCAGGTAATGTAACAGAGCGTTTAACACTAAATTTTTATGAACATTGCAGTGGTTGGCTTAAGCCACAAGACCGCACCCGTGGAAGTGCGTGAAAAGCTCAGTATTCCTGAATCGGAAATTGAGGCTGCGATCGCCCACCTCAAAACCTATCCGCACATTGAAGAAGTGGCGATCCTCAGCACCTGTAACCGCTTAGAGATCTACTTTGTCGCGACGGAAAGTGAACCCGGTGTCGTCGAAATCACGCAATTTCTCTCGGAAAAAAGTGGATTGCCGCTCCTGCAACTGCGCCGCCACCTGTTCACCCTGCTCCATCAAGATGCGTTGCGCCACCTGATGCGCGTTGCCGCCGGGCTGGATAGCTTGGTGCTGGGTGAAGGGCAAATTCTCGCCCAAGTGAAAACCACCCATAAGCAAGCGCAGAAATATAAAGGGATTGGCCGCCTCCTCGATCGCCTCTTTAAACAAGCGATCACGGCGGGCAAGCGGGTGCGCACGGAAACCAACATCGGCACGGGGGCGGTGTCGATCTCCTCAGCGGCGGTGGAATTGGTGCAGATCAAGCGGGATGACCTCGATCACTGCAAGATTGCGATCATCGGAGCAGGCAAGATGTCGCAACTCTTGGTGAAACACCTCTCCTCAAAAGGGGTGCAGGAAAT
Coding sequences within:
- the petD gene encoding cytochrome b6-f complex subunit IV produces the protein MSTLKKPDLSDPKMLAKLANGMGHNYYGEPAWPNDLLYTFPIVIMGTIALIVGLAVLDPAMVGEPANPFATPLEILPEWYLYPTFQILRVVPNKLLGIVAQGAIPMGLMLVPFIENVNKFQNPFRRPVATAVFMFGTVVTLWLGAGALFPIDTSLTLGLF
- the petB gene encoding cytochrome b6 is translated as MFTKQVTDSKAYQWFQERLEIQAISDDISSKYVPPHVNIFYCLGGVTLVCFLIQFATGFAMTFYYRPTVTEAFNSVQYLMTEVNFGWLIRSVHRWSASMMVLMMILHVFRVYLTGGFKRPRELTWITGVVMAVLTVSFGVTGYSLPWDQVGYWAVNIVSGVPAAIPVVGDQMVELMRGGVSVGQATLTRFYSLHTFVLPWMIAVFMLAHFLMIRKQGISGPL
- the glpX gene encoding class II fructose-bisphosphatase; this translates as MESTLGLEIIEVVEQAALASAKWMGKGEKDTADEVAVEAMRERMNKIHMRGRIVIGEGERDDAPMLYIGEEVGICTQENAAAFCNMEELVEIDIAVDPCEGTNLVAYGQPGSMAVLAISEKGGLFAAPDFYMKKLAAPPAAKNHVDINKTATQNLQILSECLDRSIEELVVVVMDRSRHKDLIAEIRTAGARVRLISDGDVSAALSCAFAGTNIHALMGIGAAPEGVISAAAMRCLGGHFQGQLIYDPEVVKTGLIGESKEGNIARLNSMGITDIDRVYDAQELACGETVLFAACGITPGTLMDGVRLFHGGARTQSLVISSQSKTARFVDTVHMFDQPKYIQLR
- the ctpA gene encoding carboxyl-terminal processing protease CtpA, producing MKNRQFWVNFALCLLIGLVSWGVMPVAHAFSEDQKIFLQAWRIVNQAYLDDTFNDHNWWRLRQDYLRRSLPDREAAYGAIEEMLGTLDDPFTRLLRPEQYRSLQVSTSGSLSGVGLQIDLNPTSHQLEVVAPIADSPADQAGILAGDRILAIDHHPTEQLSLEEAANLMRGPRGTAVTLEVARPDTEAAYEFKVVRDRIDLNPVVAELDTRLLDTPIGYLRLSQFSANAYRELEHALARLQRQGAEGYILDLRNNPGGLLQAGIEIAGLWLNDATIVYTVNRQGMFDSFTAAHNALTTAPLVVLVNKGTASASEILAGALQDNGRAELIGDRTFGKGLIQSLFELPDDSGLAVTVAKYETPNHHDIHRLGILPDYVVSQDPITRQDIASARDLQYQTAIDRLAQQLTSASSQSEVAG